Part of the Triticum aestivum cultivar Chinese Spring chromosome 4D, IWGSC CS RefSeq v2.1, whole genome shotgun sequence genome is shown below.
AGCGTAGTCGGCGTCTTGCTGGAAGAGACAACGACAAGCAAAGACATTGAAAAACGCAGGTCGAGTGCCGCCGGGTACGGAGCTACACTGGGAAGGGGTCCATTGCAAGGGCGCAAGCGCCGCAGAATGCCAACAAGCGCACCGCAAGGGGAAACCACCCATGGGGAGACACCACCGAAAGCACACCAAAAAGCCATCGCCTTGAAGTCATGACCGCATATGAAATGAGCGCCGTTGTGACACCACAATGGCGTCCCGAGACCAGCAAAGGAGCACACCACCCTCAACCCGGGGAACAGGTGGGCCGGCAAGGAGCCGTAGCCAGACGAGACGCCCCACCGCCACCATACTGGGAGCTGGCGCGAGCTTCACCGGCCGCTCCTCCGATGGCGGCGAGGTGGCGGGTGGCTGGAAGGGGACTGCGGTGGTGGTGGGCTACGGTTCCCCGCCGCCACCAAAGAGGGGGCGCGGGGGACGTGGGATAGGGAAAGTCAAGCTAAAAATATATATGAATTTCAGTTCTATTTGTTTGTAAGTCGGGACAGGGTTCACTATGTTATACTAttgcatttttatttatttattgctctTCCATTGCCGTGACCTAATGGTGAGAGCCAAGGCTTAACCTTTCTTGATTACCTTTCCCCAAAGGAGAACCATCTCACTAACAACCTGTTCAAACTTTCAACGAGTGGTAGCTGTACTACCACCACTACTGCCACTTCTTTCTGATAATGATAAAAGTATAACAGTAGTACTACTAGCCAGTCTACTGTCCCTGTTAGCAGCACCACTGTCCGTCACCTACTAATTAACTAATCAACTGCTACCACCGCCACAAACTAGCACGGTGTGATTCAAAGAAGGTACCACTCCACTGCCACTTTGACCCCCCGTAACCAAGCAAGATGCAAGCACATGGTCAGAAAGTGCACCCTAAACTAATCAGCCTTGTCCTTTTACCAGCTGCACAGGGCCTCATTGCTTTGCCTTTGCTCCATCTGGAACTCCTCATTGCGCATGCTGCTCAGATTCCAAATGTGGATTGTGGTGCCGATTGATTAATTAATTTTTTCTGCACCACGGACGAACTGAATTGAATCCCAACAATGATTCCCTTTTCTTCATTTGGCCACGCAGCTTTGATCTTGTGGCCTCCGGGCCACAGATTTGTCCACTCGATTTCAATGGTTTTGTCTGCTGGCCAATTTAGAACGGGAGCCAAGTGCCCCACTCTGGCAATGTGGCCATGCTCCAACCAAAACTATAGGTTGCAGCTTGGAAGCTCACAGTGTTGAATACTTACAAAGTCTATGCATTGATTTGCTAGTGTTGTTAGCTGCTGCTGGTGAGGTAGTTATTAACATCCCTTTCACCGCTCACTGTGTAGGGTATCCTATGTTTTCGGTCACTTTTTCGTTAATTAACTGGACAATTCTCTTCTGCATGATTGCCTCTGCCTGCAAAACCAATTGCACTACTAGGATTACCTTTTCTTTTTGCAGAATAAACAACATGGAAACCCAGCCAGCAAGTCCCCAGGAGCAGAGCAGACCAAGACTTTGGAGCCGGGGAACAAAATGATTTTCACATCAAGAAGCCTCACATTACACAAATCCTCTGCTGCTAGCACTAGTAAAATTTCAACCACCCCACAAACCTTCTCAATTTGTCTGTCTGGTCAACAAGAAGCTGCTGGTGAAAATAATGTACAGTGTGAGGCGAGCATGTCGCATACGGTCTCCCTCCTGATCTCCTCGAAGATGAGGGTCTCAATCCTGGCGCCGATCTCCCTGACCTCAGGCTGGAGCCCCCTCCATTGCTGCCCGGACTCTGACAGGTCCAGCTCCACCATCCCGGGGATCTTGTAGATGTCCCCTGCGATCCTCTCCCACGACGAGATCTGCTCCAAGATGGACTTGCCGGCCGTCTCTTCGTCCTCTTCCTCTGTCGCCTCCATTGAGATTGCGCGCGCCTTGTCGCCGTGGACGTCGTAGGTGAAGCACGGCGAGGTGGGGCCGTGGAAGTCTGAGGATGGTGCTGACGGTGAGCTCCCGGAGGTCGATGGCTTCTCGTCCTCCTCCCCTGTTGTTCAAAGAACAGAGCAAAACAAGAAAGATAAAATCAGCCTACTGGACAAGACTGGGTCCATGGCGTGATGAATTGAGACAAGAGAGCTTACAGCGGGAATGCACCGGAGACTCGTCGTCGGAGTGCAGCTCCAGGACGGAGACCGGGCTGAGCTGCCGCGACGAGTCCACCTCCATGTCCGTCTTCCACCTCGCTGCTCCCTGTCGCTCGtacccgtcgccgtcgtcgtcgtcaaaCTCCATGGCACGGGCATCGCATTCGCCGCTGTGACCGGCGGAGCGCCGCAGCCGGCGGAATTCGCGGTCGCCGACGCCGGTGAAGCACCCGCCGCCAAGATTTTCCCAGCGGAACGCGCTCCTCATGGCCTTGCTCAGCGCGGACCTCAGGTCGCCAATGCTGCCGCTCCTCTTCTTGAAGCCGTGGTTGCAGAGCCTGAGCAGCCGCTGGCACGCGGCCACGGGGCAGcaagcccctcctcctcctccgccgccgcctccacggcCGCGCCGCGGCCTCCGAATCTTGGCGGCCTCGACGAGGAACGGCTCCTGCTGCTCCTGGAGCAGCTCCGACAGCCTCCTCCCGGCGGCCATTGCCGCTCCTGGTTAGCTCCCGGCCCTTCTTGGAGCCGCACACAAACGCCGACACAACCCGCAGTAGCTCACTGACTAAGAGCACGAGGAGGTGGCGGCAATGCCGGTGTGCTCAGTGCATTGCAAGGGGGTGGCTCCGTCCGTCCATTgaagcggaggcggcggcggtgattgGGGGTGGGAGAGGGTCAGTGCGTGGGTTCTCTTGTACGCATGTGTGGGAGGTGAAGCCAAGATGGAGTGGAAGGGAGGGAAGGGATCATAGTATTCTCATATGCTGGGGCTGGGCTGGGGATGGAGAAGGAGGTGCTGTGTCGTGCAGTGTGTCTGCTCTGCTCGATCGGGGTCCCCGGGACACGGTTGTTGGGTAGTGGAAAGGTGTGTGGTCATGCGGCGGTCCGAGGCAGCCATGGAGGGACAAGGAAAAGAGTAAGAGGAGGTGAGAGCTAGGGCAAGTCCAGCGCAAACCCCAAACCAGATCACCAAATCAACCCCGTTCAAAAAAAAAAACCAACACCAAATCAACCATAAGGGCGTCTCCAACACCGACCCTCGAACCACCCGCAGCTCCAACGCGGTCCTACATCGGtctgtaagagcaactccaatggggcgacccatttcgtccgccgccgtccgtttgggtcggcgcggacagaaaagtcggcccaacgcgccgacccaaacggacgcgcgtccgcttttcgtccgcgggcgacccattcccggcccatttttgagccggatttgcgtcggcgcggacacgcgacggacgcgcgcACGCTCGCCTTCTCCTCTCCCCGAGCCCGCTGGTCGGTGGCTCATTGGCCACCCCCCAACCAAGAGcaaccctcgcccgcctccttcgtcgccgccgccgcccttttttgccggcgactctaccagctgccgccgcctccacatccgcccaacAACGCCGCTCACTCACCCCCGTCATTGCTGGGGATGGAGAAGGAGGTGTCTGCTCTGTGCTATGTCGTGCAGTGTGTCCGTTCTGCTTGATCGGGGTCCCCGGGACACGGTTGTTGGGTAGGGAAAAGGAGTGAGGGTGTGTGTGGTGGTCATGCGGCGGTCCGAGGCAAGCATGGAGGGagaaggaaaagagagagaggaggtgagagttagagcaactctagcagaccctgcatcCGTCCGGCCCGCAAAACGTCTTTGCAGTTCGCGGAAAAATGCTTTTGCGGGCCGGCGCGCACGTCCGCGGATGCAGACCCCGCATAATGGACCAAAAAGGATATTCGcgaaatatgcttttttacgggtcggctttttGCGGGGTATgatctggcgcagctcctcccGGCGCGGAAAACCTAAATTTACACCTTAATTTGATCTAACATAATGCTCTTCTTTGTTTTTTCAACAACATTGAATACATTagacatcaccaaatctttgctagaatagcaagactaaagaaaacaagaaccacaagtatgcattttagaagatttccaacttccataactctTCCCATTAGTTGaagcaatatcttctccatgcactcattgttgatctgcggattcttgatcttgcattcttcattcttcatctttggttcaaaagaagtagacgttgcttcccctctagttgcacatgcagtCGCATAATTGCCTTCGATTCTACTAAGGAGTGCACcaacatctattaagtttctttctatcaataaatcaatgtattggccttcccaaaacaaaaatgagcatccatcttcctacacaAAAGAATGACCATGTTCGGAATGAGGATCCGCAATTGAACGAAAGAATGAGCTATCACAATGAGCTACTGCAAGCGCATGTACCCCGTCGTTTTCgtatttgaagaacacccatccggggtgcttcggcgtgcccgaagtAAGCCGCAGCACTGTCCGCGTGCAAtcgtcgcactgtatgagcggcaaCAGCGAGCCACGGAGCcgctgcgcgagcgccgagcccggtggACGGCCGGACGAATCCATTCCCGTAAATTGTCGGCGGCGCCGGGAGGACGAACCcgtacctgcatgcggcgatgcgcccttgccggggctgccggagatgctccccgaccactccatcgcTTGGCGCAGCCACCGGCGGCCGGAAAAGCCAAATCTGGCGGCCCGCGACGAAGTGCCGCAAATCCGCAAATCCGGCGGCCCGCCGACGCAGGGGGGAAGAGAGTGGAGGCCTAGTGTGTGTGGAAGCCTTTCGGCGTGCTCTTGCCGACTGCTTtcgccggaatcttgggcggcggcccGCCGGCGGAgcgaggggggagaggagaggtggtTGGTGGGGAAAGCGAGGGCTGAAATGTCCCCCCACCAACCGCTTCTGCTTATATGgagggcaccgcagccgcgagggggGAACCCGCGTATTCCCGGGTTGGGGTCGGGATTTTGCCGCACCTCTCAAAATTTTTtacgggccggggcgggatgcggggtctgatcgggcaggttttttcgccccgacccgcattttggcggttatttgcCGGGTCGGGGACGgatgcagggtctgctagagttgctcttagggcAAGTCCAGTGCAAACCACAAACCAGATCACCAAATCAcccgtaagggcatctccaacaccgatcCTTAAACCACCCACATCCGTCCAGATCACAGAAGCTCCAACGCGATCCTATATCGGTTCGTAACTCTGTTCGAACCGTGATTTTTCCGCAAACCAGAACCAAATGTGAGGGGTTTTGCAAGAGTACAGACACGCGAAACGTTGCTCTCTGAACTCCCCCTCCCTGGCCCACCCAAAAGGAAGGCGGAGCCCACTATTTTGTAGTAATCCACATTGTTTCCACGCCAAAACCCCTCACTCTTTTCCTCCACCCCCCCGCCGCTCTCCGTTCAATTCCCGCTCTTTTCTCCCACCCTCTCCTTTCTTCTGCCGCCGACGCATGGAACCGTCGGATATGGAGGTGCCGGAGGATCCGAGCATCACGCTTGCCCAAAAGATTAGCTCGGCTACGCGGCAAGCTTGCCACGTCAAAGCGAAGGCCACAAACGAGGAGAAGCTCAAGAAGCGGTTGGCCGTCGGTGGGCCTGATGATGGAGTTGGGCATGGTGGTCGTGGCGAACGTCGCCAAACGGTCGCGCCCACAGTACAGATGCCGTCGTGGCCAACGCATTACAAGCCTACGCACTACTAGGCCCCCAAGCAGCTCGGAACCCCCACCGGTAAGGTGCCTTACATCGTCGATGAAAggacattgagggagtcctggattagggggtcctcggacagccagactatatgctttggccggactgttggactatgaagatacaagattgaagacttcgtctcgtgtccggatgggactctccttggcgtggaaggcaagcttggcaatttggatatgtagatctcctcccttgtaaccgactctgtgtaaccctagccccctccggtgtctatataaaccggagggtttagtccgtaggacaacaataaatcataatcataggctagcttctagggtttagcctctacgatctcgtggtagatcaactcttgtaatactcatatcatcagatcaatcaagcaggaagtagggtattacctccatcgagagggcccgaacctgggtaaacattgtgtcccccgcctcctgttaccatccgccttagacgcacagttcgggaccccctacccgagatccgccggttttgacaccgacattggtgctttcattgagagttccactgtgccgtcaccgtaaggcttgatggctccttcgatcatcagcaacgatgcgatccagggtgagatttttctccccggacagatatttgtattcggcggcttcgcactgcgggccaactcgcttggccatctggagcagatcgaaagttacgcccctggccgtcaggtcaggtttggtaATTTAAACTATACTgcagacatccgcggggacttaatCTTTGCCGGATTCGAGCCTATGTTAGGTGCGccacacagtcacgacgagcatgacttaactctgtcgtcagacggtgttcaggagatcacacctgtggctacttcggccctaaatccggagcagagtgcgccgtccgaggacggctggatggaccccgccacggaggccgcacgctcagtggcgatagagccgaatactgatttcacctcctatgagacctgtgttgccggacacttggattcgtccccggccacgggctccgaaccgcctgcgtccgtacctatcgaatctgattgggcgccaatcatggagttttcctccgcggatatctttcagcactcgcctttgggcgacgtgctaaattcattaaggtctctctccttgtcaggagacccttggccgaactatgtccggcttgagtgggaagcggacgacgaagaaattcgttccccacccaccacccacttgatagccactgtcgacgacttaaccgacatgctcgatttcggctccgaagacatcgacggtatggacgacaatgcaggagacgaacaggaaccaccgcccacaggacggtggactgccacctcatcatatgatatatacatggtggacacccccaaagagagCAATGGCAATAAGgtaacagaggataatcccctcgagaagcaatctaagcaccggcgtcaacggcgccgctctaagccccgccatagcaaaagcggtgataccggcacaagaaacAATAACGctacggatagtgccgaagacgaagacaatcccctccaaccagacctcgagcgggaggatgggcaagctagccctaaggaacaggcagcagacggagaatcagaggatgacaattatgttgggtaacgtagcaataattcaaaattttcctacgtgtcaccaagatcaatttaggagatgctagcaactagagagagggagtgcatcttaatacacttgaagatcgctaagcggaagcattacaagaacgcggttgatggagtcgtactcgcggcgattcaaatcgcggaagatccgatctagcgccgaacggacggcgcctccgcgttcaacacacgtacagcccggggacgtctccttcttcttgatccagcaaggggaaaggagaagttgaggaagaattCCAACAGCAGgacggcatggtggcgatggagctcgtggttctccggcagagcttcgctaagcactacggaggaggaggaggagttggaggaggagagggctgcgccaggcaaggggtgcggctgccctctctctccctcactatatatagggggaaggggggtggaggaggcgccctagggttccctaggggaggggcggcggccacaggggaaaccctagatgggtttgggcgcccccacccctaggaaacttgcccccccaagccgggaggggtggctgccctaggggaggcgccccacctctccacgttacgtgagaggggttgggaggggcgcacagccccttagtgggctggtgtgccccctccccttggcccataaggcccccaaacgcttgccggggcctccgaaacacctttcggtcacgctggtcgtcacccggtactcccagaacaattccggactccaatacccttcgtccaatatatcgatcttcacctccgaaccactccggagttcctcgtcacgtccgggatctcatccgggactccgaacaaccttcggtaaccacatactatttcccataacaactctagcgtcactgaaccttaagtgtgtagaccctacgggttcgggaaccatgcagacatgaccgagacacctctccggccaataaccaatagcgggatctggatacccatattggctcccacaggttccacgatgatctcatcggatgaaccacgatgctggggattcaatcaatcccgtatacaattccctttgtctatcggtatgttacttgcccgagattcgatcgtcggtatcccaatacctcgttcaatctcgttaccggcaagtctctttactcgttaccgtaacgcatgatcccgtggctaattccttagtcacaatgagctcattatgatgatgcattaccgagtgggcccggagatacctctccgtcatacggagtgacaaatcccagtctcgattcgtgccaaccaacagacactttcggagatacctgtaatgcacctttatagccacccagttacgttgtgacgtttggtacacccaaagcattcctacggtatccgggagttgcacaatctcattgtctaaggaaatgatactggacattagaaaagctcttagcaaacgaactacacgatcttgtgctatgcttaggattgggtcttgtccatcacatcattctcctaatgatgtgatcccgttatcaatgacatccaatgtccatggtcaggaaaccataaccatctattgatcaacgagctagtcaactagaggcttactagggacatgttgtggtctatgtattcacacacgtattacggtttccagataatacaattatagcatgaacaatagacaattatcatgaacaaggaaatacaataataaccattttattattgcctctagggcatatttccaacaaattacATGCCtttctccgaagacgaggtgagcttcggcgatgaagaatttatcgtgcctgaggatcccgtcgaacaggagcgcttctagcgccggcttatagccacagcaaaaagcctgaagaaaaagcaacagcagcttaaagctgaccaagatctgctagcggatagatggactgaggtcctagcggtcgaggaatacgaactcgagcgcccaaccaaaagttacgcaaagcgtaggttgctacctcaactcgaggaggaagcattaaagcctacgcctccagcgtatgatgcggctgaccggccacctcgtggccgagacaaaatggcatatcaggccgaagtccagcccgcaccccgtcgccaatcaaacaaaaataccaaggcccaggGTAACACgcggacctgcgagacgtattggaaaacaaagcaggacatgcaagattgatctacggatcacgggggcgcgccccaacacgtgacgatgactgtcacgccggatatactaaaagaaaatccggccgggccgaatacagcagacaagacacgtatgaactgcgtcgtgatatagcccggcacagaggcgccgcacaccccctatgcttcactgatgaagtaatggatcatgaattcccggaaggttttaaacccataaacatcgaatcatatgatggtacaacagaccccgcggtatggattgaagatttcctcctccacatccacatggcccgcggcgacaatctacatgccatcaagtacctcccattaaaactcaaaggacctgctcggcattggctcaataacctgccggcaaactccataggCAGATGGGAGAActtggaggacgcattccttgacaactttcagggcacttatgtgcgacc
Proteins encoded:
- the LOC123099369 gene encoding uncharacterized protein, whose amino-acid sequence is MAAGRRLSELLQEQQEPFLVEAAKIRRPRRGRGGGGGGGGGACCPVAACQRLLRLCNHGFKKRSGSIGDLRSALSKAMRSAFRWENLGGGCFTGVGDREFRRLRRSAGHSGECDARAMEFDDDDGDGYERQGAARWKTDMEVDSSRQLSPVSVLELHSDDESPVHSRWEEDEKPSTSGSSPSAPSSDFHGPTSPCFTYDVHGDKARAISMEATEEEDEETAGKSILEQISSWERIAGDIYKIPGMVELDLSESGQQWRGLQPEVREIGARIETLIFEEIRRETVCDMLASHCTLFSPAASC